Below is a genomic region from Methanolobus sediminis.
AGAATCTTGGTAGAATTCTCAGATGGGCATGGATAATATCACTTTTAATGCTGATAATGGGTTATCTCATTATATTTACAAAAATAAGGCATGTGTTGCCAATATAATTTGATTATTCACTATTTTTTAGCATTATGTTCATTATACTTTGTGACTGATTTCAATTTATCAGTATGTTTATAATATGGCATAAAGCAATTAAGGAATTGCTGAACAATACTATAATTATAGCAGATTTAAGTTCTATGCAAAATAGTGCAAAGAAATATTGGCACAAGTTATTTTATTTTCAGCCATTATACAAACTCAACTCTAAGAGGTGGGATATGGCCTTGATTGGTATTTAAAATCCGCATCACCTATTGCTATTCTATGGCCGCTCCTCTATTTGATTGTATATACAAATTATATTTTTCTCATCATTATAATTATATACATTGTGTGCTATACTCCTGGAACTGTATATGTGTATTTCATTTAATTTATTTATGTGGTTGAGGATATAATAAAAAAAATAATCATATATCAAGTAAATATTATAGCCTACTTCTAGTGCTGTTAATGCTATTGATGTCAGCTATAATAATGTCAAGTGGATGTCTGGATTCTAATTCAGATGATCAAATAAATGATACAGAGTCTTTAAGCCCCAACTCTGATTCTTCTAACACAGCTGAGAACATTGAAGGTGGCACATCTGGGGATTTGTCAGATGCTGGTGTTTCATCAGAAGGTACAGATAATGTAACCACCACTCAAGATTATGAAACTTATAGTGTTACCCCTCATTTTTCAAGTGGTGGTAGTTCCAGTTCATCGTCTACCAGCCCTGATGTGAGCAGGACACTCAATAAGCCAGAATATGGTGACTATACCGAACCTAATGGAACCATCTCCGGCGACCTAACAATTACAGGAACTATTGACGGTACTATTACACTTCCAGCAGGACTTACTGTAAATGGTGACCTAACTGTAAACACACCAAGTGCCACGGTTTACAACTATGCAACCGTCGGGGTACTGTTGATATCCAGGCAGTCAGCGTTCATACCTGGAACCAATATGGCGATGCAGACAGCATTATCATGTCTGCACAAAATGCAACATTTAACTTCATATCAGGAAATGTCAGCGATGGAGTAGAAATTGATGCTGAAAATTCAACTTTCCAGTTCATTGCAGGAAATATTTCAGGTGGTGTCAGTCTCACTGAACCATCCAGGGTGGTAATAAATGCAACTGCTACAGGCCTTCCTGAAATTACGGTAGAGGGAAGTGCTGAAGGTTCGGACATTGACAACCTTGGTAATGAGGAACTAGAACTTATTGCAGAAGCAAATGTGACTGTCGCCGGAACTATAAATGTCACTGGTGTAATTCCTACTGAGAGGACAGCTCGTGGTAGTCTTTCACTCTCACCTACATCTGCAATTTATAACAATAATATTGACATGGTAATAACATATACACTTGGTGAAGGACTTACCAATGGAATGGTTAATATTACCGTGCCAACTGGATTTACTATAGCTGATACTGATGATCTTACCATTGCAGGCGCAGCTGCAACAGTTGCAACTAATGTCAATGCTGCATATAATGGTAACATACTGACCATTTCTAATGTCGATATAAACAAGGACCAGACAATTGTACTGGCTCTGGGTACACAAGCAATAAGCAGTTCAGGCACATATGATTTCACTGCAAATGCAACTAACACTTCAAAACTTACGAGTAATGAAGCAACTGCAAGGTTCACTTCATTACTAAACAATGATGCAGATCTTAGTGCTCTAGCAGTGAGTTCTGGATCATTAAACCCAGTTTTTAGCTCAGGTACAACAAATTATACTGTCAATGTGACATATGATATAAGTTCAATCGATGTTACAGCTACATTATCAGATTCTAACGCATCATTGATGATCAATGGAGAAGCTGCAACCAGTGCAGTTGCAAAATCTGTAACACTTGAAGCTGCTGGGGAAGCAACTGTAATTTCAGTTGTAGTAGCCGCAGAGGATGGAATTACTACCAAAACATATAATTTGACTGTAAATAGGGCTGCTACGGATACTACTCCAAGTGCTACAACATCTGGAATAACCAGTCAGACACTGGGAGCAGTTGGTAGCAAGGAAGTAACCCTGAATGTAACTGTTCAGAATGCAGCAGGCGATGCACTCACGGGTTATGTAGCAACCGACTTTACAGTAGTAATAGACGGTGGATCAGCAGTGGACTTCTCAGGTTCACCATTCTCCGGCTTTACTGACAACAGT
It encodes:
- a CDS encoding cadherin-like beta sandwich domain-containing protein; translated protein: MSAQNATFNFISGNVSDGVEIDAENSTFQFIAGNISGGVSLTEPSRVVINATATGLPEITVEGSAEGSDIDNLGNEELELIAEANVTVAGTINVTGVIPTERTARGSLSLSPTSAIYNNNIDMVITYTLGEGLTNGMVNITVPTGFTIADTDDLTIAGAAATVATNVNAAYNGNILTISNVDINKDQTIVLALGTQAISSSGTYDFTANATNTSKLTSNEATARFTSLLNNDADLSALAVSSGSLNPVFSSGTTNYTVNVTYDISSIDVTATLSDSNASLMINGEAATSAVAKSVTLEAAGEATVISVVVAAEDGITTKTYNLTVNRAATDTTPSATTSGITSQTLGAVGSKEVTLNVTVQNAAGDALTGYVATDFTVVIDGGSAVDFSGSPFSGFTDNSDGNYTVVYTGVADGTGYAFQL